The window AGGTCTCGAGAGCGCGCCGCGGGTGCGCGCCGCACGGCCGGCCTCTCGCGCCGCATCGAAGCCGGCACGGTCCGGGCGGGGCCGGTCCGCGGCGTCGCCTGCGTCTGCGCGGCGCGCTGGCGGGACCGACGTCCACCGGCGGGTGTCCGTCACGGTCCGGGATCCCGAAGGTTGTCCGCGGTTCACCGCGACGGTTCTCGACGCGGTCCGCGTCGGCCCGTCACCGGCGTGGATGCAGCGGCGTCTGGAAGCGGCCGGCGTGCGGGCGATCAACAACGTCGTCGACGTGACCAACTACGTCATGCTCGAGATGGGCCAGCCGATGCACGCGTTCGACCTCGCGCGGGTCGGCGGCCGGCGGCTGATCGTGCGCCGGGCCCGGCCCGGAGAAACCCTCGTGACGCTGGACGGCGTCGCGCGAACCGTGGACGAGGAGTCGTTGGTCGTTGCCGACGACACGCACGCCGTCTCGCTGGCCGGCATCATCGGCGGACAGGACACCGAGATCGGTCCGGACACGACGGCCGTCCTGCTCGAGGCGGCGTACTGGCATCCGCCCGGGATCGGCCGGACGAGCCGCAGGTTCGGCGTGCGCACCGAGGCGTCGAGCCGGTTCGAGCGCGGCGCAGACCCCGAGGGGCCGGTAGCGGCCCAACGCCGCGCCGGACTGCTGCTCGCGGAGGTGGCGGCCGCCCGCCCCGCGCCCGGACTGATCGACGTCTACCCGCGGCCGCGGCTCCGGCCGACGATTCGCCTGCGGCCGTCGCGCGCCGATGCGGTGCTCGGGATCGCCATCCCGCGCGGAGAGATGGTTCGCGCGCTGCGGGCGCTCGGGTGCGACGTGCGGCCCGGCGCCGCGGCCCTGACCGTTCGTCCGCCCACGTACCGTCCCGATCTGACGCGGGAAGAGGACTTGATCGAGGAAGTGATCCGGGTCCACGGCTACGACCGCGTACCGCTCACGATGCCGCGAGGGGTGACGACGCCGGGGCGGGTGTCGGCGCCCGTCGCCGAGGAGCGGCGAGTGCGCGGCGCACTGCTGCGCGCCGGGCTGACCGAGGTGATGACGCTCACGCTGGCGGCGGCCGGAAGCCCCGCCGCGGACGGCGACGGCGCGCCGGACGGTGCGGCCGCGGTGCGGCTGGTGAATCCGCTCACCGCCGAGCACGCGGCGCTGCGGCAATCGCTGCTGCCGGGACTGCTGCGGGTGCTCGCCACCAACGCATCGCGGCGTCAGCACGACGTGCACGTCTTCGAGCTCGGCCACGTCTGGCAGGCGGCGAAAGGCGGCGGCCGGCCGGAGGAGCGCCGGGCCGCGGGCATCGCGGTGATGGGCCGGTGGCGGTGGGGCTGGAACGTGCCGGCCGACGGCGTACTCGCCGATGCCTACCATCTGCGCGCGGTGCTCGACGCGCTGCTCGACGATCTCGACATCACCGGTGCCGCCGTCGCGGCGGACTCCTCCGCGTCGTCTCTGCTGAACGGGACGCCCTGGTGGCATCCGGGACGTGTCGCCGCGCTGATGCTCGCCGGGCGTCCGGTGGGGCGCTTCGGGGAGCTCCATCCCGAGCTCGTCGACCGGGAGCGGCTGCCCGACCGGCCGTGCCTGGCCGAGCTCGATCTGGAATCGCTGCTGGCCGCGGCCCGTCCGAGCCGCGCCTACACCGGTCTCCCCCGGTATCCGGACGTAGAGCGGGATCTCGCGGTCGTCCTGCCGGAAACGCTGCCGGCGTCCGAGATCGAGCGGCTGATCCGCGAAACCGCGGGCCCGCTGCTGGAAGCGGTTGAGTTGTTCGACGTGTACACCGGGTCCCCGGTGCCGCCGGGCCACCGCAACCTCGCCTACCGCCTGCGGTTCCGCGCGGCGGACCGCACGCTGACCGCGCCCGAGGCGGAGGAAATCATGGCCCGAATTCGAACAGCCCTTCAGAGTCAGACAGGCGGGCAGCTGCGAGCGTGAATCCCGGGCCCTACGAGGAGACGCGGTCCGGCGTAGCGCTCCCTGGGGAGGCATAAGGGGGAGGGCCGGATGCCCCGCACGATCACACTGAACTGGATCGACTGGGTCACCCTCGCGATCGTGCTGGTGTCGATTCTCCGGGGCGCGCGCTTCGGCGCGCTGGCCGGCCTGCTCGATCTCGGCGGGCTCGTCGCGACCTATCTCACGGCGGCGGCCCTGTACCCGCGCGGCGCCGAGTTGCTGCGCCGGTTGCCGGGCCTGAGCCGATCCTGGGAAGGACTCATCGCGTTCGTCGTGATCTGGCTCGCGCTGTACCTGCCGCTCGGCATCCTGATCCGCTGGATCTTCGCCCGCGCGCAGTTTCCCGCGTCCGGCCTCCTGGGCGGCATCCTGGGCGTGGCCCGCGGGATCGTCCTCGCCACCTCGCTGCTCATGCTGACGCTCGCGGCGCCCTTTCGCGGCGTCGTCACGGCGGACGCCCATCGGTCGCAGGTCGCCCCGTATCTGTTGAGCGGCAGCGAGCGCGTCCAGGCGATGCTGCTGCCCGCGCTGCCGGTGCACGTGCCGAGGCTGGGCCCGGGCGGCTCCACGTTCTGATCAGCCCTCGGAACCTCGAACTCGCTCACCTCTTGTCGGAGATCGCCGACTTTCTTGAGCTCAAGCAGGAATCGTCGTTCCGGGTCAATGCCTACCGCAAGGGCGCCCGCGCGGTCGAGAGCCTAAGCGAGGACGTCGCGGCCGTCGCCGCGCGCGGGGAGCTGCGAAAGATCCCCGGCGTCGGCGCGGGCCTCGCGGAGAAGATCGAGGAGTATCTTCGCACGGGCGCGATCACGTACCATGAGACCCTGCGGGGCGATCTCCCGGCCGGGCTGCCGGAGTTGATGACGATTCCCGAGGTCGGGCCCAAGACGGCGCTGCTGCTGTACCGGGAGCTCGGCATCGCCGACGTGGACGCGCTCGAGCAGGCCTGCCGCGACGGACGCGTGCGCGCGCTGCCGCGGCTCGGCGCGCGGTCCGAGACGAACATCTTGAAGGGGATCGAGCGGCGCCGGCAGCAGGGCACGCGCCGGCCCGCCTTCGAGGTACGCCCGCTCGTGGACGCGGTGGTGGACGGGCTCCGGCGTGCGGCGGGCGTCGAGGCGGTGAGTGTGGCCGGGAGTCTGCGCCGGCTGCGCGATACGGTCGCCGACATCGACATCGTGGTCGGGGCGGTGGACCCGCCGGCGGTGATGGGGGCGCTCGTCGCGCTGCCCCAAATCGCGCAGGTGCTGTCGAAGGGTCCGACCCGGGCGAGCGTGCTGCTCGGCCGCATGGCCGTCCAGTGCGACGTGCGGGTGGTCGAGCCGGTCTCCTACGGCGCGGCGCTGCAGTACTTCACCGGCAGCAAGGAGCACAACGTGCGCCTGCGGGAGATCGCGGTGCGCCGCGGGCTGCGCATCAACGAGTACGGCGTGTACGACGTCGCCGCGGCGCCCGCGCCCGATCCGGCCGGGGACGCCGCCGGCCGGGCCGGCCGCCGGATCGGCGGGGCGACCGAGGAAGAAGTGTACGCCGCGGTCGGGCTGCCGTGGATTCCGCCCGAGATTCGGGAGGGGCAGGGCGAAATCGAGGCGGCGCAGCGCGGCGAGCTGCCGGCGCTCGTGACGCTCGAAGAGATCCGCGGCGACCTGCACATGCACACGCAGTGGAGCGACGGCAAGGACACCGCGGAGGTGATGGCGCGGGCGGCCGCGTCCCGCGGCTACGAGTACTGCTGCATTACCGATCATTCGCAGTCCCTCAAGTTCGCGCGCGGCGTCACGGTGGAGGATCTGCGGGCGCACGCGGCGGCCGTCCGCGGGCTGTCCGACGCGGTGGGGATCCGGGTGCTGATGGGCGCCGAGGTGGACATTCTCGGCGACGGATCGCTCGACTATCCCGACGACGTGCTGGCCGGGCTGGATCTGGTGGTCGGCTCGATCCACAGCCGGTTCCGGATGGCGCGCGACGAGATGACGAAGCGGGTGATCCGCGCGCTCGAGCATCCCCACCTCGACGTGCTCGGCCATCCGACGGGGCGGCTGATCGGCGAGCGCCCGCCGTACGACCTGGACATTGACGCCGTCCTCGAGGCCGCGCGGCGGACCGAGACGGCGATCGAGATCAACGCATCGCCGGACCGGCTGGACCTGCCCGACGTGCACGTCCGGGCGGCCCGTGAGCGCGGCGTCCTGGTCGCGATCGACACCGACGCGCACCAAAAGGCGCACCTCGCGTTCATGCCCTACGGCGTCGGCGTCGCCCGGCGCGGTTGGATGGACGCGGCCCACGTCGTCAACGCCTGGCCGCTCGCCACGCTGCTCGCCTTTTTGGCCCGCTAGGCGTGGCGCCGCGTCTGCCGCGGACGTTCTTTGCGCGCCCGACGATCGTCGTCGCCCGCGATCTCCTCGGTTGCTACCTGGTGCACGAGACCTCCCACGGGCGCCTGTGCGGCCGGCTCGTGGAGGTCGAGGCGTATCTCGGACCGCGCGATCCCGCGAGCCACGCCTACCGGCGCACCCCGCGCAGCGAAGTGATGTGGGGCCCCCCGGGCACGGCCTACGTCTACTTTAGCTACGGCAATCACGCGTGCCTGAACGTCGTGACGGAGCCGGAAGGCATCGCCGGGGCGGTGCTGCTCCGGGCGATCGAGCCGGTCGACGGCATCGACGAGATGGCGCGCCGGCGCGGGACGGGCGTGCCGCGGCTGATCGGGGGAGGGCCGGGCCGGCTCACCGAGGCGCTCGGCGTGACGCTGGCCGACAACCGCGCGGATCTCGTGCGGGGACCGCTCTACCTCGCGCGCGGCGCGGCGCCGCGCCGGATCGTGGCGACGCCGCGCATCGGGATCTCGGTGGCCACCGACGTGCCGTGGCGCTTCGTCGATTCGGACTCTCCGTGCCTCTCGCGGCCGCTCGGCAGGAGGCCGCGGAAGCGGCCGGAGGTCCCGCGCAGACGGGGCAGGAGGCCGCGGAAGCGGCCGGAGGTCCCGGGCAGACGGGGCAGGAGGACGCGAAGCGGCCGGAGGTCCCGCGCAAGACGGGGCAGGAGGCTGCGGAAGCGGCCGGAGGTCCCGCGCAGACGGGGCAGGAGCGGTGCGCCGGTGCGCCAAAGTGCGCCTGACAGATCGGGCGGCCGCGGTCGTGCGGCACGGGGGTGAACCGTCCGGTGCAGGGGGAGGGGCGCGAACGGCCGTGGGACCGCTTCTGGCCGGACCACGTCCCGCGGTCCATCGAGTATCCGGCGCAGCCCGCCTCGTGGATTCTCCTGCGCAACCTCCCGCACTACGCCGAGCGCCCCGCGATCCGTGTGGTGGATCCGGAGACCGCGGAGGAGCGCGGGCGGCTCACGTACGACGAGCTCTGCGCCCGGTCGCGGGCGCTCGCGGCCGGACTCGTCCGCGCGGGCGTCCGCCGGGGCGAACGCGTGGCGTTCTTTCTTCCGAACTCGCCGGCGCTGATCGCGGCCTACTTCGGGACGTGGCTGGCCGGCGCCGTGGGCGTGCCGTGCAACCCGATGCACAGAACCGCAGAACTCGAGTATCAGCTCCGCGACGCGGAGGCGTCGGTGCTGCTCACCTCCGGGCCGCTGTACCCGACGGCGGCGGAGGTCGCCGCGCGCCTTCGGATTCCGGTCTTCGTGGCGCCGGTCGGCGCGGCGGCGGGCCGGCCGGCGGACGGGCTTCCCGACGGGGCGACCCCGTGGACGGAGCTGTTCGCGTCCGCGGACGGATTCGAGCCGGTCCCCGTCGATCCGGACGCGGACCTCGCGCTTCTGCTGTACACCGGCGGCACGACCGGCGCGCCCAAGGGCGCGATGCTGACCCATCGGAACATCGTCGCCAACACCGTCCAGTTCGCCACGTGGTACGGGTTCGAGGAGGGCGGGGAAACCTGCATCGCGGCCCTCCCGATCTTTCACAGCGGCGGCATGGCGGGCGCGATGAACGTCCCGTTGTACGCCGGAGCGGCCCTTGTGCTCTTCGAGCGGTTCCGCCCGGCAGGGATCGCGCGGGCCATCGCCCGTTACGGGTGTACGCGGTTTTTCGGCGTCCCGACGATGTACGCCGCGATTCTGAACCTGCCGGACTGCCGCGATTACGATCTGTCCTCGCT of the bacterium genome contains:
- the polX gene encoding DNA polymerase/3'-5' exonuclease PolX, producing the protein MSPRNLELAHLLSEIADFLELKQESSFRVNAYRKGARAVESLSEDVAAVAARGELRKIPGVGAGLAEKIEEYLRTGAITYHETLRGDLPAGLPELMTIPEVGPKTALLLYRELGIADVDALEQACRDGRVRALPRLGARSETNILKGIERRRQQGTRRPAFEVRPLVDAVVDGLRRAAGVEAVSVAGSLRRLRDTVADIDIVVGAVDPPAVMGALVALPQIAQVLSKGPTRASVLLGRMAVQCDVRVVEPVSYGAALQYFTGSKEHNVRLREIAVRRGLRINEYGVYDVAAAPAPDPAGDAAGRAGRRIGGATEEEVYAAVGLPWIPPEIREGQGEIEAAQRGELPALVTLEEIRGDLHMHTQWSDGKDTAEVMARAAASRGYEYCCITDHSQSLKFARGVTVEDLRAHAAAVRGLSDAVGIRVLMGAEVDILGDGSLDYPDDVLAGLDLVVGSIHSRFRMARDEMTKRVIRALEHPHLDVLGHPTGRLIGERPPYDLDIDAVLEAARRTETAIEINASPDRLDLPDVHVRAARERGVLVAIDTDAHQKAHLAFMPYGVGVARRGWMDAAHVVNAWPLATLLAFLAR
- a CDS encoding long-chain fatty acid--CoA ligase, whose amino-acid sequence is MNRPVQGEGRERPWDRFWPDHVPRSIEYPAQPASWILLRNLPHYAERPAIRVVDPETAEERGRLTYDELCARSRALAAGLVRAGVRRGERVAFFLPNSPALIAAYFGTWLAGAVGVPCNPMHRTAELEYQLRDAEASVLLTSGPLYPTAAEVAARLRIPVFVAPVGAAAGRPADGLPDGATPWTELFASADGFEPVPVDPDADLALLLYTGGTTGAPKGAMLTHRNIVANTVQFATWYGFEEGGETCIAALPIFHSGGMAGAMNVPLYAGAALVLFERFRPAGIARAIARYGCTRFFGVPTMYAAILNLPDCRDYDLSSLRVCRTSAASLPAAVKARFDELAGREILVEGYGLSETSPLAVANPPRRSKAGAIGIPLSDTDAAVVDPRTGAAAARGEPGELVLRGPQVMRGYWRRAEETALAFRGGWFHTGDIARLDEEGYFQIVDRLKDVINTAGYKVWPREVEEVLYAHPAVQLAAVVGMPDVYRGETVKAFVVLRDGAGGVTGDEITAHCRERLAVYKVPREVEFRAALPMSGAGKILKRVLRDASASGNREI
- a CDS encoding CvpA family protein: MPRTITLNWIDWVTLAIVLVSILRGARFGALAGLLDLGGLVATYLTAAALYPRGAELLRRLPGLSRSWEGLIAFVVIWLALYLPLGILIRWIFARAQFPASGLLGGILGVARGIVLATSLLMLTLAAPFRGVVTADAHRSQVAPYLLSGSERVQAMLLPALPVHVPRLGPGGSTF
- the pheT gene encoding phenylalanine--tRNA ligase subunit beta; translation: MRVPREWLEAYVDLGDVSTETLAERLATVGLPVEAVEPVGDDTVLDVEVTANRPDCLCIIGIAREAALLFGRALRLPEGLESAPRVRAARPASRAASKPARSGRGRSAASPASARRAGGTDVHRRVSVTVRDPEGCPRFTATVLDAVRVGPSPAWMQRRLEAAGVRAINNVVDVTNYVMLEMGQPMHAFDLARVGGRRLIVRRARPGETLVTLDGVARTVDEESLVVADDTHAVSLAGIIGGQDTEIGPDTTAVLLEAAYWHPPGIGRTSRRFGVRTEASSRFERGADPEGPVAAQRRAGLLLAEVAAARPAPGLIDVYPRPRLRPTIRLRPSRADAVLGIAIPRGEMVRALRALGCDVRPGAAALTVRPPTYRPDLTREEDLIEEVIRVHGYDRVPLTMPRGVTTPGRVSAPVAEERRVRGALLRAGLTEVMTLTLAAAGSPAADGDGAPDGAAAVRLVNPLTAEHAALRQSLLPGLLRVLATNASRRQHDVHVFELGHVWQAAKGGGRPEERRAAGIAVMGRWRWGWNVPADGVLADAYHLRAVLDALLDDLDITGAAVAADSSASSLLNGTPWWHPGRVAALMLAGRPVGRFGELHPELVDRERLPDRPCLAELDLESLLAAARPSRAYTGLPRYPDVERDLAVVLPETLPASEIERLIRETAGPLLEAVELFDVYTGSPVPPGHRNLAYRLRFRAADRTLTAPEAEEIMARIRTALQSQTGGQLRA
- a CDS encoding DNA-3-methyladenine glycosylase yields the protein MAPRLPRTFFARPTIVVARDLLGCYLVHETSHGRLCGRLVEVEAYLGPRDPASHAYRRTPRSEVMWGPPGTAYVYFSYGNHACLNVVTEPEGIAGAVLLRAIEPVDGIDEMARRRGTGVPRLIGGGPGRLTEALGVTLADNRADLVRGPLYLARGAAPRRIVATPRIGISVATDVPWRFVDSDSPCLSRPLGRRPRKRPEVPRRRGRRPRKRPEVPGRRGRRTRSGRRSRARRGRRLRKRPEVPRRRGRSGAPVRQSAPDRSGGRGRAARG